From the Palaemon carinicauda isolate YSFRI2023 chromosome 4, ASM3689809v2, whole genome shotgun sequence genome, the window TTCGGTTTTTTCTATATAAAGTCTTATTTTTACGACATGAATTACATTGCAGTTCTCGTCTTGATTTGATGCATCTTTTGAAACCATTGCGATTGATGATACAAAAGTCAAAACCCGGAATCTGATAACTCTCGTCCTGATTTCATACGACTTTTTAAGTCGTTGGGAATGATGATAGCAGATTTAAAAGCCTGAAATTGATTGCCTGAGGACTAGGTTTCACTTTAATATTCTCCATTAATTGATTCAAGTAATAAAGTTCATTTCTCTGGGAAAAGTATGTTGATAATCATGCTTTAGTCACTTAtttacatcatcaccatcatcatcatcatcatcatcatcatcatcataatctcctacgcctattgacgcaaagggcctcggttagatttcgccaatagtCTCTAtgttgagctcttaattcaatacttctccattcatcatcccccacttcatgcttcatagttctcagccatataggtctgggtctatCAACTCAtgtagtgccttggggagcccagttaaacgtttggtaaactaatctctcttgaggagtgcaaagagcatgcccaaaccatctacccctcatcatgatctcatccatatatagcactcgagtaatctctcttgtagtttcatatctaatcctctcctaccatttaactcccattattcctctgagggctttgctctccaATCTACAATagttgttggagattgtttcattgccataataCGACTCGTGTCAGTacagtaacacatatctcactaaacggatatatagtctgatttttatatgtaatttaaggcgatttgatttccaaattttacttgaactAGCTATTGTTTGGTTTGCTTTGTTcattctttcactaaattctaaagaTCTActattagagatcgtagttcctaaatacttaaatgattccacatcattaatcctttctccttccaatgatatataattttcaattacatattccattctcatcatctttctttcttctatatatTCGTATATTTTAAGTCAATTTGAATTGGCAATTTGTGAAATTCTGGTTTATCGATATTTCATGTGTacacatccaaagtaaaattctgtaggttgacctaatgatgcatatttcaagaacagatgatgatgatttttacttCCTTTCATCCTGAATTCCCAGGCGACAAAATTACATTTGGTTGATTTTACGGTAATATACATGCTCATTTCATATTTCCTTTGGTTCTGTAATGGAGGTTTCTTCAAAGCCCTATTCTAAGTAAAGATTCATTTTTTTGATGATTTTACTTTAATGAAGAGTTAAGCATTTGGAAAATCTATATATCTCCAACAAAATTCTAACCGTGTTCTAATTCTTTCCAAGACTTCGTGTACCAAAATTTCCTAAAATTGATTCGCTTATTTTTCACCTTTTGTTCCTTATTCAAAGTTATGCATTGCTATACTTAACTTTTCAAGAGTTTTATACGAAACGCCctttttaataatttataaatactgtactacTGTTATGGTAAAAATAAGGAAaagttatttatttctctctctctctctctctctctctctctctctctctctctctctctctctctctctctctctctctctctctctctctctctctctctctctcatatatatatatatatgtatatatatatatatatatatatatatatatatatatatatatatatatatatatatatatatatatatatatatatatatatatacctatgtatacatatatatgtatatataaatatttatatatatatacgtatatatatgtatatataaatattatatacatatatatatatatatatatatatatatatatatatatatatatatatatatatatatatatttatatataggtagtaggttggcccgggcaccagccgcccgttgagatactaccgctagaaagttatggggtcctttgactggccagacagtactacataggacccttctctctggtcacggttctttccctttgcctacacagacaccgaatagtatggcctatcctttacagattctcctctgtcctcatacacctgacaacactgtgattactagacaattcttcttcacccaaggggttaactactgcactgtaattgttcagtggctactttcctcttggtaagggtagaagagaatctttagctatggtaagcagctcttctaggagaaggacactccaaaatcaaaccattgttctctattcctgggtagtgccatagcctctgtaccatggtcttacactgccttgggttagagttctcttgcttgagggtacacttgggcacacttttctatctagtttctcttcctcttgttctgttaaagtttttatattttaaataggaaatatttatttcaatattgttactattcctaaaatgttctatttttccttatctccttatttccttatttcctttcctcactgggctattatccctgttggggcccctgggcttttagcatcctgcttttccaactagggttgtaccttagcatttaataatatatatatatatatatatatatatatatatatatatatatatatatatatatatatatatatatatatatatatatatatatatatatatatatatatataaatatttatatatacacttatatatatatatatatatatatatatatatatatatatatatatatatatatatatatatatatatatatatatatatatatatatatatatatatattcttatgaagcttgtCTATCATGAGATTCGATTATTTTATTCTCGTATTTCATtcgtgtattcaagagatgtatagccagctcgtaaggtgggtcccactcatgtagggTTAAGTTTatctatgtaaattacataagactgtcgtccttcatttagttgtattttcatttcagttctgtatatataaatttaagttgttttaaagaattaatttttatttcccgttgtttggttacaaagtcttatgtaacttatgACACACGCAAGGTATTAACGCTAGGGATTACATcgtgtttccacgtggttggaagttttatgaaggttctagactaaacgtctctatttttttattttcaatgttataagaggaggtgggcagagttagctgagtgTGTTGCAATCTTCAGGCGTCGTATAGAACCCTACTTCAAAGTGCCAAGTTGCCAACCTGATGTAGCGAGAGGCCACCCGGACCACGTACACACGCATCAAGAATGCATTGCTGGAATGTTCTGGAAGTTCTTAGAGTTACTTAGAACGAAATATATAGGGCCTAGAAATGCATAGGAGGAAGAAATTCAGCCTTACATCCCGAAGGAGCCAATGTCTGACAACCCTCTCACCAGCACCTCCTCAgctataattctttttctcctaTGCATACCATGTATAGTGCGTGTTAAAACAGTGATGATATTTTTTGCCTAATTGGAAAGAAGTGATATGTATTTGTAAGCACAGgttataatgtaaaataattttttgggtaATTGGCCCTGTGTGAtcttggttaaacagtgaagtgcatttatttttgcttaaccgttcccTAACCTTGTGTAAGCCCAaaagacgtaagagtaacagttaatcaTATCTAAGTTGGCACTTTAACACTATAGTGTTAAAGTGCCAACTTTTTTCATTGATTGTCAACATTAAATATCTtcttaaattaatttctagtgaaacaagtgattgtattattctaGAAGTGTCGTTTTGTCTTAAGCCTGTCTAGTTCAgaattaaatttcaagtgatttatttttggaatTACTGTTGAATTGGTatttctttggaatatatatatttttgtaaagtgtgtattatttcgatcaccaattaaTTACTTCAGTGCCTTGCtcatatccctgactaagaaccgaattaagaggttgattttagaatagttctTATTATAAGGAAAGTAATCactcagtttttgttttgagtgtaacgtaaagagaccttaagatattcagtgtttatatacagtatattaacgtctcggagttgcgtattattctcagaactCGAAGGTGTTCTCTTGTGTCTCAGATTAtgcaatataaagcaggtgagcttGGGAGTTTACATAATTCactcattgtaatatatatatatatatatatatatatatatatatatatatatatatatatatatatatatatatatatatatatatatatatatatatatatatatatatatatatatatatatatatacgtatacatgaatatatatatatatatatatatatatatatatatatatatatatatatatatatatatatatatatatatatgtatacatgaatatatatatacatatatatatatatatatatatatatatatatatatatatatatatatatatgaatatatatatatgtgtatatatatgtatatatatacacacacacacatatatatatatatatatatatatatatatatatatatatatatatatatatatatatatatatattatatatatatatatatatatatataaatatatacattttatatatatatatatatatatatatatatatatatatatatatatatatacatatacattttatatatatgtatatatatatatatatatatatatatatatatatatatatatatatatatatatatatatatataatgtcctaatccttgtatgcaaaatatgttttatatagtgaggttaatgaccctagaatcataaaGTGATGTGTtcgacagtatatttccatcactgccgaattccacaaaacctaacaattcagcatattgatagagcaagattgcaacttgcttgcgagggttagtcagtaccattcaagcgatcagtagacaaggtaatcacctgagagtatcggctgtgcaCAGTGGTATTCCctaaacattttgtaataaagtgaaaataaacccaagttctgatgtctcattatccgattggcatgggacatatatatccctttctgagtcgggatacattcaatgtggtgaaaggtttgtattttgccatggtcagcaaagctttactacttaaagatttaaaggccactcaggaatgacagaggcaagggacaggaacattgccctatcaagcaggacaataccctagagactaaccataaaaacatatgatcaacgcccaagccccctctccacccaagctaggactaaggaaggccagtcaatggctactggttactcagcagatagacctttaggcgctCTTATTTCCTTCGCCCTTAGCTTAaaaaggatggtagggttgcagcaaccaaaggaattaaCAAATTTGACCGGCACTCGAGCCCCAGTGTAGTGATAACTAATCACCATAACCACAAAGgtacttatactaggttggtttgctatatgCGATCatacaaaattatgtatatatatatatatatatatatatatatatatatatatatatatatatatatatatatatatatatatatatatatatatatatatatatatatatatatatatacaggtatatatatatatatatatatatatatatatatatatatatatatatatatatatatatatttatatatatatatatatatatatatatatatatatatatatatatatatatatatatatatatgtgtatatatatattcatatacatatatatatatatatatatatatatatatatatatatatatatatatatatgtatgaatgtatatatatatatatatatatatatatatatatatatatatatatatatatatatatatatatatatatatataccctgtataagTATTTAGAGTCAAAATCCCTGTTGTTTTTAGTATTGTGAAGTAACAATGCCCGGCCTCTCATAAAAGTACCATCAAGAAACGTGCTACAATTACCCTCGGCAATAAAGAGACATCAAGAGGTCATTCTACGCCAAAAGGATTCCAAGACATTTTACGGACATTAGAGCAAGTTTTCGAAATGTAATTTGGCCACTTAGAAAGAATAAGTATTCTATATGAAATACTTACATTATGGTATTGaatgtctatgtatatttataatggCATATAAgacttttagaatttatttttctcattaGGAAAAGAGATAAAATATGTTCCATTATTAGAATGAACGATCTCCGAACTGACCCGGTGTGTAAGACTCCATAAATCTTCAAAGGTAAACACGTTAAAATCTGGCAGCGTAGGGGCCACCTAAAAAAAGTCTGAAAACTTTGGGGTCCCAAAACTCGACTCCAACCTCCCCCACATCCACAACCATCCCCATCCCTGCCTCCCCTCCCAGCCTCCAACTACATCCGCCATTAAATTTGAGATCCATTATTATCCCTTTCTGATGGTACAAACTTTCTTGGATTTAAATTCTCCCTGACGCTCAAGACACTACTGGTTTCATTGTGTTCCCTCGGcaatattttcatgttaatttgtttcTTTGGTAATTTGGCTTACTGTATATTGCACAAGCACTGAATTCTCTTTTCTGTATAGTGTTTACACttatctaaaaatattttctttacgcctctctctctctctctctctctctctctctctctctctctctctctctctctctctctctctctctctctctctctctctatacatatatatatatatatatatatatatatatatatatatatatatatatatatatatatatatatgtgtgtgtgtgtgtgtgtgtgtgtgtgtgtgtgtgtgtgtaagtacatatCAAGCTATGTTATTTCACTGAAGATTCATCGTCGGGAGTTTATTATTAGGAATAGGAATTTTTTTCCAGCACAGTGAAAATCCGTGGGAGAGAATTAATTTAACTTTTATTCTGAGTTAAATAATGCAGATACTCTCTGCAAAGATTATTTTTGAGAGGAAGGGGAATGGTTGGAATTTGTCAAAAGCCATTTCGCAAAGAGGTCAAATAAAATGATTCTTCTGGGACTAGATTGAAATCTGTGCATATCTCAAATGTAGACAAGATAATATACTATaggtgtacactgttaaaaatttccattaaaaacggaaatgtctggcaacatttattccatgatttttacagtttttaaaacgattatattgacataaaagagtgataccaaattctatcttgggaatatatatccacttggaattcattttatggtaacagcttctggccgggtggagattcgaacccccacctgtgcggctggaaactatgcctacattgactctaccgagtgagctatcatgagaaataaaagttcatgacaaatctccgtacatattcctgtcgaattcaggaatctgttcatagacttgaaataaacccatctccaccatgatagctgaatcatgagtttgtaacacgtggttattcgacaggaatatgtacggagatttgtcataaacttttatctcccttgatagctcacttggtagagtcactgtaggcatagtttccagccgcacaggtgggagttcgaatctccacccggccagaagctgttaccataaaatgaattccaagtggatatagattcccaagatagaattcggtattaaatgccattcgtgggtgatatttacatacacgcatatatatatatatatatatatatatatatatatatatatatatatatatatatatatatatatatatatatacagtggtacctctacatacaaatttaatccgttccacaaccgacttcggatgtcgaaaatgttcggatgtagaaacgaattttcccataagaatacattgaaataggattaatccgtggttgagcccaaaaacctatgataactccttaattaattactacacataattacacatgacaatatgcactctaaattagataatagacatgtaaaaaagaataattaccaagaaataataaataagaaacgggattttagcgtcactttaccttagaaagtccagcgcaagtgtcggtcttgctacgcagagaggagatggacgggcggcgaggaggtagagagggtgactacgataaacatacactaccataacttattctaacttacactaagtgaactttaacctatcttaacttatttattttcattatttttatctttcatattttttttacattatcttttttccttttgatgattaattttaatcactttcactctctacacttaaaattgattgaatctttttctcttcactctttgccgttttctttgaaccacttccttcctcttcatcacgagttcacttcgtagtttttttaaagaagttatcgatagaaagttgcttggtacggctttttagaatgtttcgaaaattgagttaggcaaacatcatcaaactgcgcaactacacgaaaAACCtgtaatttttttggatggtatttgtcgatgaagtcgaccacgtcttaatattttcttaacatctcttttatttgcgccgaacctaacacatgctctacctcctcgatcccttcctcgtcatcactcatgtgatcagacatagcatggagttccttgagctcctctgtagtaagttcgtcatgatgttcggtgacgagttccgtgatgtcatctgcgtcgacctcctgacccatggacttgccaagggagacgatttcctctatgtcttctgctgcacccaccacgggatcaggtttggggtcaaaaccctcgaaatctcggggagaaactgcatcaggccacagcttcttccaggcagaattgagggttcgtcgagttaatcccacccaagcctgatctatgatcttcaagtagtgcacgatgttaaagtggcttttccaaaattcacccaaagttaagtttgtgctttgcgtgacattaaagcactgcttgaatacgtgcttggtgtagagcttcttgaagttcgagatgacttgctggtccatgggctggaggatagaggtggtattcagtggaagatacagcacccttatgaacttgaattcttcgaagatatcatcttcaagtcaggggggggggggggtgagcgcatgcattgtcaaggcatagcaggcactttaaaggcaatttctgctcatgaagatacttcttcacagaaggaccgaaaacttggttaacccattggacaaagaactgcctagtgacccaggccttcgagttggatcgacagaaaacatgaagctggtccttatccacaatctgtgccttaaaggccctagggttctctgaatggtaaaccagtaagggcttgactttaaagtacccgctagcgttggcacatagggcaagagtcaaccgatccttcattagcttatgcccaggcaatttcttctcttcggcggtgatgtaggttcgactgggaaacttcttccaaaacagcccggtttcatcacaattgaacacctgctgctctacacaGCCTTCTTCTtacacggtcctttcaaagctcttcacaaagtcagatgcagcctttgtgtctgcactagcagcctctccgggCCAACAACTGAataaatcccggaccgtttcttgaatttttcaaaccagccacgagatgccttgaaatcatctgaggaaggttcaGTTGAACTcttcccagcatcacccccagagctcgcctccctcaagttagtgaagatggcgtgcgccttctcgcagatgatagttttggtgatggtgtcgccaacaatctctctgtccttgatccagattagcagaagtcgttccatctcctCTATGACAGGGCTATgatgttttgaaatgatggtgatctccttagaaggtttcactgctctaatggcttctttctgtttcaagattgttgagatcgtcgacatatttcggccgtATTCTTTTGCAATTTTAGTCACGCGGATGCAaggctcatgcttttcaataatttcttgctttacttctaaagaaagtatttccttcttccttttctcaccactaccacttgcgaaactaagccttttaggacccatgctttacgtaaaaaaccgtaaatggatgtacgtaaaaaatcatgattaaaatacAGTAAATAGCAGAACctacagggcacaaccacacgaagctgatgagaacagaggaatgacccaagccacgctaattgagggtctctccgaggtcgaagtgctgccttctatcgacggaaataaaaaatacatccggcgctatgagtaccatctacgcgtacggatatagtttacttcgggtgtcgaaaaaaaattcgggtgtagagtaggaacgtgttcgaattgtacttcccgtgtcgaaaaattcggatacaactggtatgacgaaaattgcttacttcgtgtgtcaaaataaaattcgtgTGTAAAGtaaaaaaattgctcgaattttacttctgatgttggaaaattcggatgtagatacgttcgcgtgtagaggttccactgtatgtgtgtgtgtgtgtgtgtgtgtgtcatcgtaATGAAATTAAAGAATGATAAGTTGGGCCAATGCTATTTTGTGaaattttccttcattttctcGACACATTCTTTTTGTTATTACGTAGTCTTCTATTTTTTCATACCTGAAAATACAAGATGATGCAAAAGATAATACACCTTTTAAAGGTATACTGTAATCTATCCCTTAATTATATAAACCACTCATAAATTAAAAGATATGGTTTAAAATGACGAATATTCTGTTTATTgtaatacagaaatatttttaATACATATTCTTAAGATTGAAAAAGCACGAGGGGAATTGCTTGTGAATAGAAGACACATCCCAAGGATTTTGAGTTTCAAAAGACCTTCGAAAGTGTTCCAGTATTTACAAGTCTTTCGTTCAGTTTTAATTTCTCTGGAACATTCTTATTGTTGTCTTTTTTTGTTTGCTTTTAACAGATTCGTTCTCATAATTAATTAAAGTTAAGCTTACATTTAAAACTATTCATAAATACCAATCGAGTTAGGGGTTCTACTTAACTTACTACTTTCACGATTTCTACAGAATTTTGTTTTAGAGAAGTGCAGACTTGATGATATACTCCGGACCCTCACAAGGGGGAGGGGGCAGGGGGGTTCGCAAATGCCCTGAGGTGGCACTTTTATTAGGAGCGGCGAAAATAGCTTCCAAtccacatccccccccccacccaccctgcgcaacaaaatagaaaaaataataattagagggTAATTGATAAAAGCTTTGACTTTTTTTATAGCAagttatgatttttataattaagCCATTAAAGCTAATAAAACTTAAGATATTTCcccgatttctttttcttttttgatagaatTAATCATCCTGACAATGAAAATCATGCACTTAAAAATGTTTGCCTCTAAATGTctccattttcttttacattttctgtttATCCACGCTCAGCTGACTGCTTGTGACGAGACAGCCTGTTCACTGCTACTGACGGTACTGTATATCTATTGTTAACAGATATTTTGTGCAAAATCACTGATAATGTCGATAGATGAAGTCACGTAGGTCATGGGTAGAGAGCTGCAGAAGTGGGAAAAACAAATATAGAGCATTTATGATGATGTTATGGAAGCTTCGATAGGCGGCTAAGCCTGTCGCCGATGGTAAAATGGCTAATTTATATTTAGTTTAGAATGATGTAGTATACATGGTTTGATTTTAGGGTATCTAGTACTTTAGGCTGTCGTGTGAACGGGGAATTTGCGTGGTAGAGAGGGAGTGTCTCTTTCACGTTTTTTGCTTTGAGAGGTTCAACAATTGAGTGTTGCTGAATACATGTGTTGAGTTTTTGTCTCTAATTTGCTTTCGACTTTACAGAAGTCACGTTTATTATAACTAGTGATATTTATTTGTAGTAATATTCATTCATAGCACTCCACTATTGCTATGAATAATTATTACTTAGTACAAACTAAGTTTGGTTATtcgtttttatttcaaaatgtaattcatgaatttgtcacaagcaaagcaagaaaattaattttctaagtGTTAAAAAAATGTAGCCTaacctggtgtatatatatatatatatatatatatatatatatatatatatatatatatatatatatatatatatatatatatatatgtgtgtgtgtgtgtgtgtgtgtgtgtatttatgtatgtatttatttatgtatgtatgtatatatatatatatatatatatatatatatatatatatatatatatatatatatatatatatatatatatatatatatatatatgtgtgtgtgtgtgtgtgtgtgcgggtgtgtgtatttatatatatatatatatatatatatatatatatatatatatatatatatatatatatatagatagatagatagatagatagatagatagatagatagatagatagatagacagatagatatgtcgtatatttaattttctactaaataatgaaaagtatatatgtatttatttttttcttaattctgttatgtaaataaatcttgtgaatgtatCATAACGAAATTTATTATGCTATGGTTGAATGTTTTTGTACTGCTGATGGAATTCTGTTTtgaaatcaattttattttcttttacttcaaagtcttcattgctgttaatgtttgtttatgaagcaaaaattaagtgctgtttactttgtaattttgtaagtcacttaatataaaataccttatcaccagtgtaattaatctgttatcatatatttcgatatcctgtaacgAGGCCTTACAGTGTAGATAGGTTTCTATGTACAGGTCCATGGGCAACAAAGTGATTTAAAAGGGGGGTGGATTTGAAACTGGTGGGCGGGAGCGGGGCGGGGGGTGTAACTTGGAACTTTGCCCTGGGGCGGCAGTTAGGTATGTGAGGGCTCTGTTGCTAAACCTTTAAAGTCTAAGTCTCAGAAGCGTCTTTCTAGACTTACGTGAGCCACATTTGACTATATGGCATTAAGTCTCCATCTGAAGAAGTTGTTCTTCACAGTTGCCATTTACGATAGGAAAGTAGTATTTTTCAATATGCTTTTAATAAATGTTAATTTGATTATTAATCCCTAAAGTGATTTCCTATTAAACTTCATCTCTTCGTCAAGATGAATTAATCTCTTCTACTAAACTTTGCGTTTAGTtcttcccggagagttccatcctgttcgtattaccaGGTAGGTAGTTA encodes:
- the LOC137639697 gene encoding putative CENPB DNA-binding domain-containing protein 1, with translation MSTISTILKQKEAIRAVKPSKEITIISKHHSPVIEEMERLLLIWIKDREIVGDTITKTIICEKAHAIFTNLREASSGGDAGKSSTEPSSDDFKASRGWFEKFKKRSGIYSVVGPERLLVQTQRLHLTL